Proteins encoded together in one Rossellomorea sp. y25 window:
- a CDS encoding aspartate aminotransferase family protein — translation MSKNELKREGDINKSSRRSQWNERLSERSTAFLQEDDRSFLKQSMSTPCLEAVADAEGCYITDVNGKKYLDFHGNSLHQVGYKNPYVVEAVKKQVEELPFIPRRFTADITIRAAQALVNKTTSKDYRVLFTPSGSAAVGLALKIARKATGRHKVISMWESFHGAGLDTISVGGEYVFKKDMGPLMPGVLKGIPYNGYRNLINSEDPEEIASFCLRYLEYMIENEGDIGAILLEPIRATDTHIPPRSYFEGLRRICDHYGILLIFDEIPTGLYRSGTFYVHQQFGVEPDLLVLGKGLGGGVIPQAAVLAKTEYDCAGDVSLGHYTHEKPALGSAAILAMIDYIDDHKLGERCQRLSAFVRDELNRLAERHECIGDIRIAGLMISIELVKDRGTKERHPDLAERVLYYCLERGLSFKVSGGNCMTWHPPLVVTEEELGFAVGLVDEALGELV, via the coding sequence ATGAGCAAGAACGAATTGAAGCGTGAGGGGGATATAAATAAGAGTTCCCGGCGTTCTCAGTGGAATGAGCGATTATCCGAGCGAAGTACCGCATTCCTTCAGGAGGATGACCGGTCCTTTTTAAAACAATCCATGTCGACTCCCTGCCTCGAGGCGGTGGCTGATGCGGAAGGCTGCTATATCACGGATGTGAATGGGAAGAAGTATCTGGACTTTCATGGAAACAGCCTTCATCAGGTCGGCTACAAAAACCCGTATGTTGTGGAGGCAGTCAAGAAGCAAGTAGAGGAGCTGCCGTTCATTCCGAGGCGGTTTACAGCCGACATTACGATTCGAGCGGCTCAGGCACTTGTGAACAAAACAACATCAAAGGATTACCGGGTTTTGTTCACGCCCTCAGGCAGTGCCGCTGTTGGCCTCGCTCTTAAAATCGCCCGAAAGGCAACCGGACGGCACAAGGTCATTTCCATGTGGGAATCGTTCCACGGGGCAGGACTTGATACGATTTCCGTCGGGGGCGAGTATGTGTTCAAGAAAGACATGGGTCCCCTCATGCCGGGAGTACTGAAAGGCATTCCGTATAATGGATACCGAAATCTCATCAACAGTGAAGATCCTGAAGAGATCGCGTCCTTTTGCCTTCGGTATCTGGAATACATGATTGAAAACGAAGGGGACATCGGGGCGATCTTGCTGGAGCCGATCCGGGCCACCGATACGCATATCCCGCCGCGCAGCTATTTCGAAGGACTGCGGAGGATCTGTGATCACTATGGCATCCTTTTGATCTTTGATGAAATCCCGACCGGCCTTTACCGAAGTGGAACGTTTTATGTCCATCAGCAGTTTGGTGTGGAACCGGACCTGCTTGTATTGGGGAAAGGCCTGGGAGGGGGAGTCATCCCGCAGGCTGCGGTCCTTGCGAAAACGGAGTACGATTGTGCCGGGGATGTTTCTCTTGGGCATTATACACATGAGAAGCCGGCACTCGGAAGCGCGGCAATCCTTGCCATGATTGATTATATCGATGATCATAAGCTTGGGGAACGGTGCCAGAGGCTTTCTGCGTTTGTGCGTGACGAGCTGAACAGGCTTGCTGAGCGGCATGAATGCATCGGAGACATCCGGATTGCGGGACTCATGATTTCGATTGAACTGGTGAAGGACCGGGGAACGAAGGAGAGACACCCTGATTTAGCTGAGCGTGTCTTGTATTACTGCCTGGAACGAGGATTGTCGTTCAAGGTTTCGGGTGGGAATTGTATGACGTGGCATCCTCCGCTTGTTGTGACAGAGGAGGAGTTGGGGTTTGCTGTGGGGTTGGTTGATGAGGCGTTGGGTGAGTTGGTTTGA